The Methylophilus sp. TWE2 region GTTCTCTTCATTGATCGCACTGGAGACCACCACTACATCCGCATTGCCAAGGTGCTCAGTCGCATGCCCTTGAAATACCGTGGCACCAAAACCTTGTAAACGCTTGGTAGTCGTGTTGCTCGCCAGGTCAGAACCACTCACCTCAAAACCAAGGTTGAGCAACACTTCGGCGATGCCGCTCATGCCTGAGCCGCCTATGCCGATAAAGTGGATCTTTTTGACTTTATGTTTCATGCTAACTTTCCTGTTGCCAGCTGCTGGCAAATCTCTGCAACCTGTTGCGTGGCTTGCGGCCTCGCCAGGGCACGTGCTTTTCTTGCCATCTCCAGGCAGGTGCTGCGATCAATCGTTTTTAAGGTATTTGCCAGTTGCGTCACATCCAGGTCACGCTGCTGGATCAGCAAGGCGGCCCCCGCCTGCTGCAAATACGCGGCATTGGTGGTCTGATGGTCGTCCACAGCAAACGGGAACGGCACCAGGATGCTGGCCGCGCCTACATTGGCCAGTTCTGCCACAGTGAGTGCGCCCGCGCGGCAAATCACCAAATCTGCCCAGGCATACACTTCAGCCATGTCATGAATAAAGGCCCGGCAATCGGCCGCGACACCGGCTTCTGCATAGTTCTTTTTAAGCGCCTCAATCTGCTTTTCACCGGCCTGGTGAATAATCTGCGGGCGCGTATTGACCGGCAACTGTGCGAACGCCTGTGGCAACAAAGTGTTCAACGCCACGGCACCCAGACTGCCACCCACCACCAATACGCGTAACACGCCGTGATGTTCGGCAAACCGCTGATCTGGCGTGGGCAGGGTTGTGATGACTTCACGCACCGGGTTACCCACCATTTCCCCCTTGTTGCCCAAGGCTTTGGGGAATCCAGTCAACACACGGTTAGCTATCTTGGACAGCACTTTATTGGTCAGGCCTGCGATGGAGTTCTGCTCGTGAATCACCAGTGGCACACCCGCCAGCTTGGCCATCACGCCGCCCGGAAACGCCGCAAAACCACCCATCCCCAGCACAACATCTGGACGGTGCTGGCCGATGGCCGCACGTGCTTGTGTAAAGGCGCGCGCCAGTTTCACCGGCAAAGTCAGCCAGCCCATCAAGCCTTTGCCTCGCACACCTTGCATGGTCATCATGGCCTTGTCATATGGCTTGTCTGCAATCAGATGATTTTCCATGCCGCCCGCAGTTGCCAGCCAGACAATCTTCCAGCCTTGCGCATGCAAGACATCAGCCACCGCGATCGCAGGGTAGACATGGCCACCGGTGCCGCCCGCCATCACCATGAGTGTGTATTGGCTGCTCATGTCTGCAAGCCTTTCTGCAACCGGCGGTTCTCAAAGTCGATGCGCAATAAGACTGACAAGGCGATGCAATTGGCCAAAATACCGCTACCGCCGTAAGACAGCAGTGGCAGGGTCAAACCCTTGGTTGGCAGCAAGCCCATGTTCACGCCCATATTGATAAAGCCCTGCACCCCCATCCACACACCAATGCCCTGGGCCAGTAAGGCAGAGTAATAACGCTCATTGGCGACGGCCTCTTTGGCAATGCTGAACGCGCGGATCACCAGCCAGGCGAATAGCAATACCACCACCAGCACGCCGACATACCCCAGCTCTTCGGCCACCACCGCCAGCAGGAAGTCGGTATGGGCTTCCGGCAGGTATAACAATTTCTCTACGCTGCCACCCAGACCCACACCCCAGAATTCACCCCGGCCAAACGCGATCAAGGCATGCGACAACTGGTAACCAGTATCAAATGGGTCATCAAACGGATTCAGGAACCCTTTCATACGTTCCAGACGGTAGGGCTCCATCACGACCAGGCCAATCACTGCCAATGGCAGGGCAGCCAGCATGGCCAGGAATACTTTGAGGTTCACGCCACCCAGCCACATAATGGAAAACGCAATGGAGGCGGTCACAGCAAAGGCACCGAAATCCGGCTCTTTAAGCAGCAAGACACCGACAAACACCATGACGCCCAGCATCGGCAAGAAGCCTTTTTTAAAGCTGTGCATATTACTGGCCTTGCGCACGGCATAATCGGAGGCGTACATGGCAATAAACAGCTTCATGAGTTCGGAAGGTTGCAGGTTCATAACCAGCAATGAAATCCAGCGGCGGCTGCCGTTCACCACTTTGCCTATGCCGGGAATCAAGACCAGGATGAGCAGCACAATGCCCATGATGAACAGGTAAGGCGACATTTTTTGCCACCAGGCCATGGGAATCTGGAACACCACCACGGCGGCGACCAGGCCAATGCCGATATACAGCGCCTGACGCATCAGGAAGTAGGTACTGTTATGGCCAAACATCTTGCTGGAATCCGCGTAAGCAATGGAGGCGGAATACACCATCACCATGCCAAACGCCAACAAGCACAATACCACCCATAACAACGACGCATCGTAACTGGGCGAGTTGTAGCGCTCACGGTTCATCATTAGTGGCCCAAGCATGCGGCCTCCAGTGCTTTCACAGCATCCACAAACACCTGTGCCCTGTGTTCGTAATTGCGGAACATATCAAAACTGGCGCAGGCCGGTGATAACAGCACGGCGTCGCCTGGCTCAGCCAGGGTTTTGGCGATGTGCACAGCAGCAGTAAGATCCACTGCATCCACTACCGGCAATTGCAAATTGTGCAAAATCTGCTGAATTTTTGGTCCATCGCGGCCGATCAACACCACGGCCCTGGCATGGTTCAATACTGCTTCGCGCAAGGGGTTGAAGTCTTGGCCCTTGCCGTCACCGCCAGCAATCAAAACCACTTTTTGCGGTTTGCCTTGCTTGAGCATACCGCTGATGGCGGCACAGGTGGCACCGACATTGGTGCCTTTTGAGTCATCGTAAAAATCCACATCATCGATATTGGCCACCCACTCCACGCGGTGCGGCAAACCGGCAAAAGACTGCACCGTATGCAGGATAGAGACTTTGTCGATGCCGATGGCTTGTGTGAGTGCAATTGCCGCCAGCGCATTGGCGATATTGTGTTTGCCACGGATCTGCAGACTGTCGGCTTCAATATAGTGCCGATTGCCGGCACATAACCAGCCTGCATCGTTCAGTCCGTAATCGTTGATGGTTGGCGAAGGATTCACGCCAAAGGAGACTTGCGGCATCTGACCAGCCAGTACTGCACTTGCTGAATCATCACGATTCACGATGGCAATACGGGCATTCTGGTAAATCCGCGCCTTGGCTTGCCCGTAATCGTGCATGCCGTCATACCTGTCCATATGATCTTCTGACAGATTAAGGATAGTCGCAGCATCGACCTGTAAATTGTGGGTGGTTTCAAGCTGGAAGCTGGACAGCTCAAGCACATACACATCAGGCGCCGTCATTTGCAAGGTGTCCAGCACCGGCAGGCCGATATTACCCGCGACAATGGTATTCAGGCCTGCCTGTTTGCAGATTTCGCCAACTAATGAGGTCACCGTCGTTTTACCATTGGAGCCCGTAATGGCAATCACCTTGGCGTACGGTGCGCGGAAGCGTGCAAACAGTTCCACATCACCCACCACACTCTTGCCCTGTGCCATCAACTCGACAATGACAGGCTCTTTTAATGAGACCCCAGGGCTAGCCACAATCATGTCCATTAACGCCAATAAAGAGGGATTGAACGGACCGAGATGGTATTCCACATCTGGAAACTCTTCATGCAGGCGATCAAGGTTCGATGGATGCAGGCGCGAATCAAACATGACCACTTGCGCATCCATCTGGCGCAGCCAGCGCAACGCTGAGAAGCCGGTGTCACCCAGTCCCAGTACGGCTATACGCTGTTGTTCAAAGTGTTTTTTCATGTGTTGACCCAACGAGTGATCCCGTGTTTTATCTCAGTTTCAGGGTGGATAAGCCCACCAGCACCAGCATCATGGTGATAATCCAGAAACGCACAACGACTTGTGTCTCTTTCCAGCCTTTTTGTTCATAGTGATGGTGCAGGGGCGCCATCAGGAAAATGCGCTTGCCTGTACCGGTCATTTTTTTGGTGTATTTGAAATACAGCACCTGCGCTGCCACTGAGAAAGTCTCGATCACAAACACGCCACCCATGATGAACAGCACGATTTCCTGGCGCACAATCACGGCCACCACGCCCAACGCAGCCCCTAATGCCAGTGCTCCCACATCGCCCATGAACACTTCTGCCGGATAGGCGTTAAACCACAGGAAACCAAGGCCTGCACCCGCCATGGCCGCACAAAACACCATCAACTCACTGGCACCAGCCACATATGGAATGCCCAGATATTTTGAAAAGACTGCATGCCCAGCGACATAGGAGAAAATGGCAAGAGCACTTCCTACCAATACCGTTGGTAGTGTCGCCAGGCCGTCCAGGCCATCGGTCAGGTTGACGGCGTTGCTACTGCCCACAATCACCAGATAGG contains the following coding sequences:
- the murG gene encoding undecaprenyldiphospho-muramoylpentapeptide beta-N-acetylglucosaminyltransferase; the protein is MSSQYTLMVMAGGTGGHVYPAIAVADVLHAQGWKIVWLATAGGMENHLIADKPYDKAMMTMQGVRGKGLMGWLTLPVKLARAFTQARAAIGQHRPDVVLGMGGFAAFPGGVMAKLAGVPLVIHEQNSIAGLTNKVLSKIANRVLTGFPKALGNKGEMVGNPVREVITTLPTPDQRFAEHHGVLRVLVVGGSLGAVALNTLLPQAFAQLPVNTRPQIIHQAGEKQIEALKKNYAEAGVAADCRAFIHDMAEVYAWADLVICRAGALTVAELANVGAASILVPFPFAVDDHQTTNAAYLQQAGAALLIQQRDLDVTQLANTLKTIDRSTCLEMARKARALARPQATQQVAEICQQLATGKLA
- the ftsW gene encoding putative lipid II flippase FtsW, coding for MLGPLMMNRERYNSPSYDASLLWVVLCLLAFGMVMVYSASIAYADSSKMFGHNSTYFLMRQALYIGIGLVAAVVVFQIPMAWWQKMSPYLFIMGIVLLILVLIPGIGKVVNGSRRWISLLVMNLQPSELMKLFIAMYASDYAVRKASNMHSFKKGFLPMLGVMVFVGVLLLKEPDFGAFAVTASIAFSIMWLGGVNLKVFLAMLAALPLAVIGLVVMEPYRLERMKGFLNPFDDPFDTGYQLSHALIAFGRGEFWGVGLGGSVEKLLYLPEAHTDFLLAVVAEELGYVGVLVVVLLFAWLVIRAFSIAKEAVANERYYSALLAQGIGVWMGVQGFINMGVNMGLLPTKGLTLPLLSYGGSGILANCIALSVLLRIDFENRRLQKGLQT
- the murD gene encoding UDP-N-acetylmuramoyl-L-alanine--D-glutamate ligase, with the protein product MKKHFEQQRIAVLGLGDTGFSALRWLRQMDAQVVMFDSRLHPSNLDRLHEEFPDVEYHLGPFNPSLLALMDMIVASPGVSLKEPVIVELMAQGKSVVGDVELFARFRAPYAKVIAITGSNGKTTVTSLVGEICKQAGLNTIVAGNIGLPVLDTLQMTAPDVYVLELSSFQLETTHNLQVDAATILNLSEDHMDRYDGMHDYGQAKARIYQNARIAIVNRDDSASAVLAGQMPQVSFGVNPSPTINDYGLNDAGWLCAGNRHYIEADSLQIRGKHNIANALAAIALTQAIGIDKVSILHTVQSFAGLPHRVEWVANIDDVDFYDDSKGTNVGATCAAISGMLKQGKPQKVVLIAGGDGKGQDFNPLREAVLNHARAVVLIGRDGPKIQQILHNLQLPVVDAVDLTAAVHIAKTLAEPGDAVLLSPACASFDMFRNYEHRAQVFVDAVKALEAACLGH
- the mraY gene encoding phospho-N-acetylmuramoyl-pentapeptide-transferase; the encoded protein is MLLELAKWLAVDIHGFHVFNYITLRAVLATLTALAISFLVGPGMIRKLTEYKVGQSVRDDGPQTHLVKAGTPTMGGALILVAIAISTLLWGNLHNRFVWVVLVTTLGFGAVGWVDDYRKVVYKNPKGLSAKEKYFWQSLIGFGVAGFLYATATTPVETTLIVPFFKHLVFPLGAVGFIVLTYLVIVGSSNAVNLTDGLDGLATLPTVLVGSALAIFSYVAGHAVFSKYLGIPYVAGASELMVFCAAMAGAGLGFLWFNAYPAEVFMGDVGALALGAALGVVAVIVRQEIVLFIMGGVFVIETFSVAAQVLYFKYTKKMTGTGKRIFLMAPLHHHYEQKGWKETQVVVRFWIITMMLVLVGLSTLKLR